In a genomic window of Gemmatimonas sp.:
- a CDS encoding M48 family metallopeptidase, protein MVRKVAGFFGERGLRHLFLANAVRTGPTQHARLHALLREACAALDVSEIPDLYVTLSPTVNATAVGFERPFIVVNTETMELLTEDEQRFVLAHEVGHIASGHMVYRTIAIIVSMVGFSALPFLAGLAFAPFHLALLEWSRKAELSCDRAALLAVQDTTLAMRSFFKLAGGADDGDLDAFLQQAAEYESEGSA, encoded by the coding sequence GTGGTGCGCAAGGTGGCCGGCTTCTTCGGCGAGCGCGGCCTGCGGCATCTCTTCCTGGCGAATGCGGTGCGCACCGGGCCCACGCAGCATGCGCGGTTGCACGCGCTGCTGCGCGAGGCGTGCGCGGCACTCGACGTGTCGGAGATTCCGGATCTCTACGTGACGCTGTCGCCGACCGTCAACGCCACCGCGGTCGGGTTCGAGCGGCCGTTCATCGTGGTCAACACCGAGACGATGGAGCTGCTGACGGAGGACGAGCAGCGCTTCGTGCTGGCGCACGAAGTGGGGCACATCGCGAGCGGCCACATGGTGTATCGCACCATCGCGATCATCGTCAGCATGGTCGGCTTCAGTGCGCTGCCGTTCCTTGCCGGGCTAGCGTTCGCGCCCTTCCACCTCGCGTTGCTGGAGTGGAGCCGCAAGGCGGAACTGAGCTGCGACCGCGCGGCGCTGCTCGCCGTGCAGGACACGACGCTGGCGATGCGCAGCTTCTTCAAGCTGGCGGGCGGTGCCGACGACGGCGACCTCGATGCGTTCCTGCAGCAGGCGGCGGAATACGAGAGCGAGGGCAGTGC